From a single Nothobranchius furzeri strain GRZ-AD chromosome 9, NfurGRZ-RIMD1, whole genome shotgun sequence genomic region:
- the LOC107381276 gene encoding UDP-glucuronosyltransferase 2A2: MLLSSFCVSVLSVLCLMVTTARGGKVLVFPHDGSHWVNMKVLVEELHLRGHSVTVIRAADSWYISETSPHYQAVTVDFALGGNEDFYRLFVSEVIKIKRSYGSAWARFALDMELKDKFFEFHRKVCEMIVSMFENEELMKSLRDAGYETVLTDPANGGGVFLAHHLGLPVVFNARWTVHGEAHFAIAPSPLSYVPLPPSELTDGMTILERVKNMIFYNVRMHLYRRVVGPHYSALSKRYFGPDVDYFSLFQAADLWLMRVDFVFEFPRPTMPNVVYMGGFQCKPAKPLSPDLEAFVLSSGEHGVIIMSFGTLIGDLPPDLAHEIAAAFAKLPQKVIWRYTGIKPASLGNNTLVLDWMPQNDLLGHPSIKLFISHGGTNGIYEAMYHGVPMVGIPFVFDQADNLSRLRAKGVARILDVSELNQKTLVKTIQEVLTESSYRANMQRLSRLHRDQPTKPLERAVFWIEFVMRHKGAAHLRSDAYKLPWHVYRSVDVILFLLTAAAAVLLLIGLLVSFCFRVCWKRKDKSD; encoded by the coding sequence ATGCTTCTGTCATCATTCTGCGTTTCCGTCCTCTCCGTGCTGTGTCTCATGGTCACAACTGCCCGTGGCGGGAAGGTCCTGGTGTTTCCACATGACGGGAGCCACTGGGTGAACATGAAGGTACTTGTTGAGGAGCTGCATCTACGGGGACACTCTGTGACTGTAATCCGAGCTGCGGACAGCTGGTACATCAGCGAGACGTCCCCACATTATCAGGCAGTCACGGTGGATTTTGCCCTGGGAGGAAACGAGGATTTCTACCGCCTTTTTGTCTCCGAGGTCATTAAAATTAAACGGAGCTATGGGTCTGCATGGGCCCGGTTTGCTTTAGACATGGAGCTGAAAGACAAGTTCTTTGAATTCCACAGAAAGGTTTGTGAAATGATTGTTTCCATGTTTGAAAACGAAGAGTTGATGAAGTCCCTCCGAGACGCTGGATATGAAACAGTTCTGACCGACCCTGCGAACGGCGGAGGCGTGTTCCTGGCCCACCACCTTGGTTTGCCAGTTGTGTTCAACGCTCGCTGGACTGTTCACGGCGAGGCGCACTTTGCGATCGCACCTTCTCCTCTGTCCTACGTCCCACTTCCACCATCAGAACTGACAGATGGGATGACCATCTTAGAAAGGGTGAAAAACATGATCTTTTACAACGTGAGGATGCATCTGTACAGGCGGGTGGTCGGACCACACTACTCCGCTCTGTCGAAGCGCTACTTTGGTCCAGACGTGGACTACTTCTCCCTGTTTCAGGCAGCAGACCTGTGGCTCATGAGAGTGGACTTTGTGTTCGAGTTTCCCCGACCCACCATGCCTAATGTCGTCTACATGGGAGGGTTCCAGTGTAAGCCTGCCAAACCTCTCTCTCCAGATTTGGAGGCGTTTGTGCTAAGTTCTGGAGAACACGGAGTCATCATCATGTCGTTTGGGACTTTGATTGGAGATCTTCCTCCTGACTTAGCCCATGAAATCGCTGCTGCATTTGCTAAGTTACCCCAGAAGGTCATCTGGAGGTATACGGGCATCAAGCCTGCGTCCCTGGGCAACAACACTTTAGTGCTCGACTGGATGCCCCAGAATGACCTGCTCGGGCACCCGAGCATTAAGCTCTTTATAAGTCACGGGGGTACAAACGGGATTTATGAGGCTATGTATCACGGAGTTCCTATGGTAGGCATTCCCTTTGTTTTTGATCAAGCAGACAACCTCTCCAGACTGAGAGCTAAAGGTGTTGCGAGGATTTTGGATGTTTCTGAACTGAATCAGAAGACATTAGTGAAAACCATCCAGGAAGTGCTGACCGAGTCCTCCTACAGGGCGAACATGCAGAGGCTCTCCAGACTGCACAGAGATCAGCCGACGAAGCCGCTGGAGCGAGCCGTCTTCTGGATAGAGTTCGTCATGAGACACAAAGGAGCGGCTCACCTGAGAAGCGACGCCTACAAGCTGCCCTGGCACGTGTACCGCTCTGTAGATGTCATCCTGTTTCTCCTCACGGCAGCAGCCGCGGTGCTGTTACTGATCGGTTTGTTAGTGAGCTTCTGCTTCAGAGTCTGCTGGAAAAGAAAAGACAAATCAGACTGA
- the LOC129153085 gene encoding UDP-glucuronosyltransferase 2A2, with amino-acid sequence MRLICCCSVVFLLHLIPKACEGGNILVVPTEGSHWINMEVLLKALHSRGHNITVARSSKSWFIKENSSYNTLTVPVEKSLDKKLVTKLLSEFIEFQRGALPFISFLHMTVGMVSTLAEVHRDVSELVSSLLGDPKLVRTLNESKFDLVLTDPCWGNGVIVAKYLNLPLVYNVRWLIPEDAHFALAPSPLSYVPVVGTSSTDKMTFFQRVKNVFLYEVTQLQTFTAIRQVYQPLCDKYLGPDHDFDHMMKDADIWLMRTDFVFDFPRPTMPNVVYMGGFHCKDPEPLPEHLEEFVQSSGEHGFIIMSLGSFVSQLPDDVADEVAAAFAKLPQKVIWTYKGNRPTTLGNNTLLVDWMPQKDLLAHPKIKLFVAQGETNGVQEAICHGVPVVGLPLFFDQYDNLIRLEDRGGAKILSLSTADKDDNFFKTLQEVLNEPSYRTNMQRLSRLHRDQPMKPIDTALFWIEFVMRHKGAAHLKAQSYKMPWYIYHSVDVVLFLTAVALLVVFTLILFIRCFCSAVCRRKVKRE; translated from the coding sequence ATGAGGCTGATCTGCTGCTGCAGCGTTGTGTTCCTGCTCCATCTGATTCCCAAAGCCTGTGAAGGTGGGAATATCCTGGTGGTTCCGACCGAAGGCAGCCACTGGATAAACATGGAGGTCCTTCTTAAGGCGTTGCACTCCAGAGGACACAACATAACTGTTGCACGTTCCAGCAAAAGCTGGTTCATCAAGGAAAACTCCTCCTACAACACCCTCACCGTTCCTGTGGAAAAGAGTTTGGATAAAAAGTTGGTGACTAAACTTCTCAGTGAGTTCATCGAGTTTCAAAGGGGAGCTCTACCCTTCATCAGCTTTCTCCACATGACTGTAGGAATGGTGAGCACGCTCGCTGAGGTTCACAGAGATGTGAGTGAACTAGTCTCATCCTTGCTTGGTGATCCAAAGCTGGTGAGAACGTTAAACGAGAGCAAGTTTGACCTGGTTCTTACTGACCCCTGCTGGGGCAACGGAGTTATTGTAGCCAAGTATCTGAATCTACCCCTGGTTTATAACGTTCGCTGGTTAATACCAGAAGATGCTCATTTTGCCCTCGCTCCTTCACCGCTGTCGTACGTTCCTGTCGTAGGAACTAGCTCAACGGACAAGATGACCTTCTTTCAAAGAGTTAAGAACGTGTTTTTGTACGAAGTCACCCAATTACAAACGTTCACAGCGATCAGACAAGTCTACCAGCCTTTATGTGACAAATATCTTGGGCCTGATCACGACTTTGATCACATGATGAAAGATGCAGACATCTGGCTGATGAGAACCGATTTTGTGTTCGACTTTCCTCGTCCCACAATGCCTAATGTTGTGTACATGGGGGGCTTCCACTGTAAAGATCCAGAACCACTTCCTGAGCACTTGGAGGAGTTTGTCCAGAGTTCTGGAGAACATGGGTTCATCATCATGTCCCTGGGAAGCTTTGTGAGTCAGCTTCCTGATGACGTGGCTGACGAGGTCGCCGCAGCCTTCGCTAAACTGCCTCAGAAAGTCATCTGGACCTACAAAGGTAACAGACCCACCACTCTGGGAAACAACACTCTCCTGGTTGACTGGATGCCACAAAAAGACCTTTTAGCACACCCGAAAATAAAACTGTTCGTAGCTCAAGGTGAAACGAATGGAGTCCAAGAGGCCATCTGTCATGGCGTCCCAGTGGTGGGTTTACCGCTGTTTTTTGACCAATACGACAATCTGATCCGCCTGGAAGACCGAGGAGGAGCCAAAATTCTTTCACTGAGTACCGCAGACAAAgatgacaacttctttaaaactcTACAGGAAGTCCTGAACGAGCCGTCCTACAGGACCAACATGCAGAGACTCTCCAGGCTGCACAGAGACCAACCGATGAAGCCGATAGACACCGCCCTCTTCTGGATCGAGTTTGTCATGAGGCATAAAGGAGCTGCTCACCTGAAAGCCCAATCCTACAAAATGCCCTGGTACATCTACCACTCTGTAGATGTAGTCCTCTTCCTGACCGCAGTAGCTCTGCTCGTGGTTTTTACTCTCATCCTGTTCATCAGGTGTTTCTGTAGCGCCGTGTGCAGACGCAAAGTAAAGCGTGAATAA
- the chrna5 gene encoding neuronal acetylcholine receptor subunit alpha-5 isoform X1, with product MMLGAGGAVTSVLLLLPLLCWCHLCHSLRIPNLSSYAKAEDKLFKYLFENYQKWVRPVGHLNQTICVKFGLAISQLVDVDEKNQLMTTNVWMKQEWTDMKLRWSPEDFLGITTIRVPSDRIWLPDVVLYDNSDGRFEGTVTKAVVKYDGTISWTPPANYKSACTIDVTFFPFDLQNCSMKFGSWTYDGSQVDIILEDFHVDKQDYFDNGEWEIVKATGSRGIRADGNALYPTITYFFIIRRLPLFYTLFLIIPCIGLSFLTILVFYLPSNGGEKISLCTSVLVSLTVFLLVIEEIIPSSSKAIPLIGEYLVFTMIFVTLSIVITVFAINIHHRSSSTHNNMAPWVRRIFLHRLPKLLCMRSHVDRYATAGAAGLGPVKMKDPGPELKPLLYTQHNLQAALESIRYITMHVVKENQVREVVQDWKFVAQVLDRMFLWAFLLVSILGSAFLFIPVIYKWASIIVPAYPGSTL from the exons ATGATGCTTGGAGCAGGAGGGGCGGTCACCTCTGTCCTCCTGCTGCTTCCTCTCCTGTGCTGGTGCCACCTGTGCCACTCTCTGC GGATTCCAAATCTCTCCTCATATGCAAAAGCCGAGGACAAACTGTTCAAATATCTTTTTGAAAACTACCAGAAATGGGTTCGTCCCGTGGGACATCTGAACCAGACCATCTGTGTGAAGTTTGGCCTGGCTATCTCCCAGCTCGTTGACGTG GATGAGAAAAACCAGTTAATGACAACCAACGTTTGGATGAAGCAG GAGTGGACTGACATGAAACTCAGATGGAGCCCTGAAGACTTCCTGGGCATCACGACCATCCGTGTCCCGTCGGACAGAATCTGGCTTCCTGATGTTGTGCTTTATGATAA CTCAGATGGACGTTTTGAGGGGACCGTCACCAAGGCTGTTGTTAAGTACGATGGGACCATATCGTGGACCCCTCCAGCTAACTACAAGTCCGCCTGCACCATAGACGTGACCTTCTTCCCCTTTGACCTTCAGAACTGTTCGATGAAGTTTGGATCTTGGACCTATGATGGCTCCCAG GTGGACATAATCCTGGAGGACTTCCATGTGGACAAGCAGGACTATTTTGACAATGGAGAATGGGAGATTGTGAAGGCCACAGGCAGTCGCGGTATAAGAGCTGATGGAAATGCTCTCTATCCCACCATCACCTACTTCTTTATCATTCGCAGGTTGCCTCTTTTCTACACCCTCTTCCTCATCATCCCCTGCATTGGCTTGTCCTTCCTCACCATCCTTGTCTTCTATTTACCCTCCAACGGTGGTGAAAAGATCTCTCTCTGCACCTCGGTGctggtgtcgctcactgttttccTCTTGGTCATCGAAGAGATCATCCCTTCCTCTTCCAAGGCTATCCCTCTGATTGGGGAGTACCTGGTCTTCACCATGATCTTTGTCACACTCTCCATAGTCATCACCGTTTTTGCTATCAACATCCACCACCGCTCTTCTTCCACACACAACAACATGGCCCCGTGGGTCAGGAGGATCTTCCTACATCGGCTGCCTAAGCTGCTGTGCATGCGCAGCCATGTGGACCGTTACGCCACAGCTGGAGCAGCTGGACTTGGACCCGTGAAGATGAAGGACCCTGGACCTGAACTCAAACCGCTCCTGTACACTCAACACAACCTCCAAGCAGCTTTGGAGTCCATTCGCTACATAACCATGCATGTGGTGAAGGAAAACCAGGTCAGGGAG GTGGTGCAGGACTGGAAGTTTGTTGCCCAGGTTCTGGATCGAATGTTCttgtgggcttttctcctggtgtCGATTCTCGGTTCTGCTTTCCTCTTCATCCCGGTCATTTACAAATGGGCCAGCATCATTGTTCCTGCTTATCCTGGAAGTACACTGTAA
- the chrna5 gene encoding neuronal acetylcholine receptor subunit alpha-5 isoform X2 produces the protein MTTNVWMKQEWTDMKLRWSPEDFLGITTIRVPSDRIWLPDVVLYDNSDGRFEGTVTKAVVKYDGTISWTPPANYKSACTIDVTFFPFDLQNCSMKFGSWTYDGSQVDIILEDFHVDKQDYFDNGEWEIVKATGSRGIRADGNALYPTITYFFIIRRLPLFYTLFLIIPCIGLSFLTILVFYLPSNGGEKISLCTSVLVSLTVFLLVIEEIIPSSSKAIPLIGEYLVFTMIFVTLSIVITVFAINIHHRSSSTHNNMAPWVRRIFLHRLPKLLCMRSHVDRYATAGAAGLGPVKMKDPGPELKPLLYTQHNLQAALESIRYITMHVVKENQVREVVQDWKFVAQVLDRMFLWAFLLVSILGSAFLFIPVIYKWASIIVPAYPGSTL, from the exons ATGACAACCAACGTTTGGATGAAGCAG GAGTGGACTGACATGAAACTCAGATGGAGCCCTGAAGACTTCCTGGGCATCACGACCATCCGTGTCCCGTCGGACAGAATCTGGCTTCCTGATGTTGTGCTTTATGATAA CTCAGATGGACGTTTTGAGGGGACCGTCACCAAGGCTGTTGTTAAGTACGATGGGACCATATCGTGGACCCCTCCAGCTAACTACAAGTCCGCCTGCACCATAGACGTGACCTTCTTCCCCTTTGACCTTCAGAACTGTTCGATGAAGTTTGGATCTTGGACCTATGATGGCTCCCAG GTGGACATAATCCTGGAGGACTTCCATGTGGACAAGCAGGACTATTTTGACAATGGAGAATGGGAGATTGTGAAGGCCACAGGCAGTCGCGGTATAAGAGCTGATGGAAATGCTCTCTATCCCACCATCACCTACTTCTTTATCATTCGCAGGTTGCCTCTTTTCTACACCCTCTTCCTCATCATCCCCTGCATTGGCTTGTCCTTCCTCACCATCCTTGTCTTCTATTTACCCTCCAACGGTGGTGAAAAGATCTCTCTCTGCACCTCGGTGctggtgtcgctcactgttttccTCTTGGTCATCGAAGAGATCATCCCTTCCTCTTCCAAGGCTATCCCTCTGATTGGGGAGTACCTGGTCTTCACCATGATCTTTGTCACACTCTCCATAGTCATCACCGTTTTTGCTATCAACATCCACCACCGCTCTTCTTCCACACACAACAACATGGCCCCGTGGGTCAGGAGGATCTTCCTACATCGGCTGCCTAAGCTGCTGTGCATGCGCAGCCATGTGGACCGTTACGCCACAGCTGGAGCAGCTGGACTTGGACCCGTGAAGATGAAGGACCCTGGACCTGAACTCAAACCGCTCCTGTACACTCAACACAACCTCCAAGCAGCTTTGGAGTCCATTCGCTACATAACCATGCATGTGGTGAAGGAAAACCAGGTCAGGGAG GTGGTGCAGGACTGGAAGTTTGTTGCCCAGGTTCTGGATCGAATGTTCttgtgggcttttctcctggtgtCGATTCTCGGTTCTGCTTTCCTCTTCATCCCGGTCATTTACAAATGGGCCAGCATCATTGTTCCTGCTTATCCTGGAAGTACACTGTAA